Genomic segment of Candidatus Delongbacteria bacterium:
ACATAATCTTCATATTTAGTTTTCACATTTTCATCTTTACGTAAACTATCCATAGCAACAATAAATCTATCTGCAATAGTTGTGTCAAAAGTTACGTTATATTTGTCTCTTAAAGATTTCAAGTAATTTCTAGAAATTTCTTGAGCTTCAGCAGCTTTTCTCCTTAATATCGCTTTTTTTGCTTCCTCAGTTTTTTGTGTTAGAGTTGAAAGGTCATTTGCTTTTCTTATACCTGAAACTTGAATTATGTGATAACCAAATTTTGTTTTAACAGGTTTGGAAATTTCACCCTCTTTTAATGAAAAAGCTATATCTTCAAAGGATTGAACCATTTTTCCCCTTCCGAACCAACCAAGATCTCCACCCAATTTTGCAGTTCCTTCATCTTCAGAAAATTGTTTAGCAAGTTCAGAAAATTTTGAACCCGAGTTTACACAGAGGCTATATATTGAATCAATTTTAGCCTTTTCTTTATTATCATCATTAGAAGATTTTATCAAAATATGCTGAGCATTTATTGTAACAGTAAGTAAATTCATCTCTTTATCAAGCTCTTCTTTAGAAACAACTTTATCTACAACTTCCTGCTCATAAAGTTTAGTTTTTGCAAGAGCATCTATTCTTCTCATATAAGTTTTATGTGATGCAGAGTTTGGATCATTTTTAATCTTTTCCAGATCGTTTTTCTGCAATCTCTCTCTGATCATATTTTTCAAGAAAGAAGATCTTTCTTCAAAGTTAAAATTAGAAGCAACTTCTCTTGATCCTCTGCCTTTACTATTAATAAAACTATTTTCAAATTCACTCATTTTAATAGAACCGCCATTAAACTGAGCAATATTTGAATCAGCATATTTATCTCTGCCAAGCTCCTCTTCTTTACAATTTATAAACAGTAAAGCAACTAATAAATACATAAACATTCTAACAACCTTCATTATTTCCTCCAACCTTTCTACACTATCTTTCGTACTTTTTTGCATTTTACTATACTAATTCTCATTTTGTTCTCTTGTTTATCACTTTTTTGCAAAATTTAGTATAGTTATTTCACCAATTCAAGCAATAACTCTTTTATTAATGAGAATAAATTATTTCAAATCATCGTAATTACTTAGAGCTTACAGCTTCTGAAATTGCATTTTTTACACTGTCCCTCAATGAATCATAATCATGATTATCTGGATATATCGGTTTTAAAAACTCAACTTCAATCTTACTGAAAATTTTTGGTATTATCTTTCCCCTAGGCATCGCATCATAAGCACCCTTAATGGCAACAGGCACTACAGGCACGTTCAGTTCTCTACTTAATATAGCAAAACTTTTTTTAAACTCACCAACTTCACCGGTATGTGTTCTTGTACCTTCAGGAAAAATAATTATATTTTTTCCACTGTTCAATACTTCAGCAATTTTTTGAAGAGATAGTTTTAAATCTTTATTTAAATCAACGACAATAACATTGTTCCTATTGGCTATAAATTTCACCCATTTTGATCTCACATGTTTCTCTTTTGCATAAAAAAAGGTTTTTTTCAAAACTACATTCTTAAGAAATACTACAACTAACAAACCATCTATAAAACTCTGATGATTTGGAGCTAATATGAACGGTGAATCTGGTAAATTTCTAACTCCAACCGCTTTTAATCTAAAATATGAGCTTAAAAAAAGTTTGGAAAAACTCTTTGTAATACCATGTAAGAACCAACTTTTTGGCAAACTTAAATCAACTTTTTCCTTTAAAATTTTACCCCAATCAAAAGCTTTTTCATTTAGATATTTTTTTCTTTCCTTAACAAAATTCACAAGTTTTGAAACCGTCGCATGCTCAGCAAGGTCATCCTCTTTAACCTCAATACCAAATGTTGAATTCAAATATGCTTGTAGATTTAATCTGTCTAAGGAATCGAGTCCAATATCAATTTCTAAATGATCATCAGGATGAATATTTTGTCCAGACTGATCCTTAATAAAGTTTTTTATCATAACATATTCATTGCTATCAGGTTCAATAAAACTACCCTTATTGGATTTACTTTTATTACTATTCCCAATCACATCATTTAGCATGAACCTCTTAATTTTACCCAATCTTGTCTTAGGTAGTTCTTCACTTACAAGTATTACATCTCGAACTTTCTTATATTGGGCATTTTTCTTATTGTAGATATCTATTACATTATTTTTTATATAATCCTTAATATCATTGATTTTCAAATCTTGAACAATTTGAGAATTAGGATAAATTATAGCACATAAGTAGTCACCATTTTGCACTATCGCAATTTCTTTAATTACTGTACTCATAGCTGCTAGTTTTAATTCAGGCTCTTCAGGATTTATGTTCTTTCCATTTGAAAGAACAATTATCTCTTTCTTCCTTCCGGTAATATGTAAATAACCTTTATCATCAATATATCCAGTATCCCCAGTATATAATCTGCCATCTTTTAACACTTTTTCAGTCTCTTCTGGTCTGTTGAAATAGCCTTGCATTACATTTCGACCATAATAAGTTATTTCTCCATCATCCTCAATTATTATCTCTCCAGACGGAAGTACTTTTCCTGGTGATCCAAACTTAACATCATTTGGTCTGGTGAAAGTAATCATTGGAGAAGATTCAGTCATACCATAACCTTCTAAAACATGAAAGCCAAGGCAAGTTAAAAACTCAGCTGTATCACTTCCAAGTGCAGCTCCACCACTAACCATATATCTAAGATTCCCACCTAGATTTTTATGTGCCGAGTTGAAAATAATTTTTGCCAGTCTTCGTGACCCTAAAAATCTAGTGATTTTTAAAAGGATCTGAGCAGCCTTATTCTTTTCTATTTTTGCTGCAATTCCATCAGCTATGGCTTTATACAATCTCGGAACACCCAAGAGCATTGTAACTTTATTGTCTTTCATCGATTTAACAATTTCCGCTGAAGTCATTCCATCTGAGAATACCATCGTAGCCCCTATCTTCATAGGTAACACCATAGATCCCAACATGGAAAAAATGTGATGTAGTGGTAATAACGCCAAAACCAGGTCTTCAGAATTATAGACTTTCACTAGCTCAGTTACAGCTTCTATATTTGACAACATATTGTCAAAAGAGAGCATTACTCCTTTTGGAGTACCTGTCGTACCTGATGTATAAATTATAACAGCAGTTTTTTCCACATCTTCAATCAAAATTTCAGAGTCGTCATAATCTTTCCAATCTGAAATATCAACGAAGTCAAGATTTACTATTTCTGGATTATATTCGTCAATTGAAAGTAAAGAATCGTTCAAATTTTTCTTTGTCATATCAGAGTAAAAAATCAGATCAGGTTTGGATTCTTCCAGTATGAATGATATATCATCAGAAGGCGATAAATGATCTATTGGAACAATAACACAATTATTTTTCCATCCTGCAAAATAAGCATATACCCATTCAGGTTTATTTTCACAAATAATTGATACTTTTGTAAATTTCTTTTCAAAAAGAAATCGTTTACTGAAGAGATCTATTGTTTTTAAAAGTTGTGAATAATCAATCTTGTCACCTTTATTGATTACAGCTATCTTATTCCTGTGGTTCTTAACCATCTGTATACAATCTGCTATCAAACAAACCTCCAAAATTTTATGGAATATAGTAATTTTGATATTTTTAACAAAGAATAATGATACAAAATTATATTTCAATAAAAATGAAACTGTAATCCAGATCACAGTTTTTTTTGAAAAAAAATGATTATGCTTTATATTTAATCCAAAATGAGTTAAATTTACTCCTAAATAATATCACTATAGGTATAATATGTTTTTCACAGAAAAAGTAATTACTCATAAGGTAGAAGAAATAATTGATATCACTGAAAAAATCAACTCTATCATTTCAAAGAGTAAAATTGATAGTGGAATGTGTTTGATTGTTGTACCACATACATCCGCAGGTTTGACAGTAAATGAAAATTTTGATCCAGATGTAAAATCTGACATACTGTATGGTTTAAAAAATCTTCATTTTGATGATCTTGGATTTTCTCATTCTGAGGGAAATTCTCCTGCCCATATAAAATCTATGCTTACAGGCACAACCGAAACATTGATCATTAAGGATGGTAAATTGATGCTTGGGAAATGGCAGGGTATTCTACTTTGTGAATACGACGGTCCTAGAACACGAACAGTAAATATCAAGATTATAGGCGGTTAGGATGTTACTTGTTCAAAAGTATGGGGGAAGTAGTCTTGCTGATGTCGAAAAAATAAAAAAAATAGCACAAAGAGTTGTAGATAAATACAAGGAAGGTAACAATATTTGTCTTGTGGTTTCAGCCATGGGAAAATCCACGAATCAATTGGTTTCAACTGCATACGAAATTTCAAAAAAACCTGATTCAAGAGAAATGGATATGCTTATCTCAGTTGGTGAAAGGGTCTCAATTTCCATGATGACCATGGCAATCAATGACTTAATTCCAAATCTTGCAGTTTCTTTTACAGGCTCACAAATTGGTTTGATAACAGATTGCAATCATCAAAATGCCCGAATACTTGAAATTAAAGGGGATAGATTAAAAAATGCTATTCAAAATGGAAAGATACCCGTTATAGCTGGGTTTCAAGGAGTTAGCACTGAAAAAGAGATTACAACATTGGGTAGAGGAGGCTCAGACACAACAGCTGTTGCGGTAGCTGCCGCCCTTGGAGCTGATGTTTGTGAAATATACAGTGATGTAACCTATGTTTATACAGATGATCCAAATCTTAATCCTAATGCTCAAAAAATAGACTCTATCGGCTATGAGGAGATGTTGGAAATGGCATCTGCTGGGGCAAAAGTTCTAAAAGATGATGCTGTAGAATATGCAAGAAGACTTGGAGTGAAAATCGTTGCAGGAAATAGTTTTGATGGAAAATTGGGAACTATAGTTACAGACTCCTCCCTAGACAAAGACAGAATAATATCTGTAGTCTACTTTGATAAGATCAATTACCAATTATCAAGTGATATTAGTGAAAATATGTTGAAGAAATGCAGATATCTTCAAAAGACCAAAGAAGGTTATCACATTTTCAGAGAGACTGAAATAATTGAAGAAATAAACGCCAGTTCACTAGTTATCGTAGGTTCAGGGCTAAAAAACCATCCCCTAATCATACAGAGTATAGCAGATTATCTACCGGATATTCTTGCTTTTGATATTTCAAACATGAGATTTGAACTTTTTTTTGATAAACAATTGAAAAGAGAACTTGTTAATTTCATTCATGACAAATTAATTTATTCGAAGGTATAAAATGAACTACTTAATTATCCTAGTAATGCTGATAGGCTCACTATGGGCAGATCGAATATATCAACTTGATGATATCTATAGCTATGATGTTATTAAATACACCGCAAATATGGACACAAGAGATACGACTACTGTTGAAATTTTCGGAGTATCAGAAATATATGCAAAATCGAAATGGAATACAGACAGCTTAGTATTTGATTTAAAAGACCAATTGAATGTAAACAGTATACTTCTATCAATTGATGGTTCACCGTCTACAAATGTTAATTTTACAAGAGAAAATGACAGGATCTTAGTAACACCATCAGAAACAATTTTAAAAGACACTGAATTCTATGTAATAATCGATTACAATGGGTTTTCTCCAAATGGGTCATATTTTGGCTCTTCGTATACAAACTCTCTCCACATGGGAAAATTCGTTCTTTTTACTCTAAGTGCACCACAGGGTGCAAGATACTGGATGCCATGTAAAGATATTCCTTCCGATAAGGCAAAGATTGATTTTAATATTACTACCTGGCCACATCATAGAGCTTTTGCAAATGGTTTACTCATAAACACTGTATCTGGAGATAATTATGTGACATATCAGTGGAGTTCTGAATATCAGACAGCCACTTATCTTATGGCTATTGCAGTTACTAATTACGAAACATTTACCATTGACTATGCATCTGAAATAAGTGGGAAATCATTCCCAATCGAGTGTTATGTCTATCCTGAAATTAGAGACAAAGCAGAATTTGATTTTCCAAAAATAACTGAAATGATCGACTGCTATGAAAGAGTGTATGGTGAATATCCTTTTTCTGATGAAAAATATGGTATGGCATCTTTCCCTTGGGGTGGTGGAATGGAAAATCAGACCTGCACCCATATTGGAGTTGGCTCAATAACTGGAACCGGTTCCGGTTGGGATCTAATAGCCCATGAATTAAGCCATCAGTGGATTGGTGATCTGGTAACATGTGCCACATGGGATGATGTTTGGTTAAATGAAGGTGGTGCAACTTTTTCTGAAGCAGTATGGAATGAGTATCAATTTGGAGAAGCAGGCTACAATTCAACAATGAATAGTTTTGAAAGTGGTGCAAAGGCTAGATCTGTACCAGTTTGGGGATTTGAAGACACTTACAATAGATATGTTTATGATAGAGGAGCTTGGACTCATCATATGATGAAATATTATATCGATCACATTTGTGGTGATGGGGTGTTTTTTCAAGCTTATAGAAATTACCTTCAAAACACAGAATTATCATATGGCTCAGCAAAAACCTCTGATTTCATCGAAAAAATGGAACAATTTTCTGAAGTGAATCTAACAAATTTTGCTAATGAGTGGATATACAATGGAGTCTTCCCAGAATATTCGCACTCTTTTGAGCTAGAAAATTCAGATGAATCAGCTCATTTAAAAATATCCATCACTCAGGAAGTTCCAGACACTTTACTTTTCAAAACACCGATACCCTATTTAATTCAATTTTCTGACTTTACTGACACTTTGGTTTATGTGACAATGGATGAATATTATTCTGAGTTTAACTTTGATTTCAATAAAAGAGTGCACAATAATTTCAGTAATACAAATTTTAATTTTGGGAATAAAATTCTTTGTGACAAAACATTTATACCAGGAAGAGAAATAATTCTGGAATCTGAAATCAGCGATGTTAAGGTCTATCCAAATCCATTTAATCCAAATACAACTTTATCCTTTACTCTCAAAGAGTCTGGACTGACCAACCTAAAGATTTTCAATTGTAACGGACAGATCGTTTATAATCAGGAGATTAAACTTAATTCTGGATATAACAAAATACCATTTAGTGCAGATTATTTATCAAGTGGAGTTTATAGATACAAGATAACAAACAAAAAATCATCTGTTTTCGGGAAAATGGTTTTGGTTAAATAGAGGTGCTTATGAAATATTTTCTAGTAATAGCCTTAACAACTTCTGTTTTGTTAGCAAATGATTTTTTGAATAAATACGTAAATATTGGACACTCCTGTATTATGAAAGATAATCTGGTTTACTTAGACGATGGCTATGATTATGATGCTCTACACTATGAGTATCATATTGATGTAACTAACTCTCTTAATAAAGCTATCATTGGCTATACTGTTTTCACAAAAAAACCACAGATTGGTATATTTCAGAGTTTTAATCTCACTGTACACAACGATAATTTAGCTGCAAGTGCAGGGTTAAATCATTCCAAGTTAAAAATTGAAAGTATAGTTAGTGCTGTTTATCTTGTAAAGACAACAAGCTTGAATAATAAATTTCAACTTACAAAAAATAATGTATATCAAATAGATTAGGAGTTTCTTGTGAAAAAAATAATATTGTTGTTATCCTCAATTTTCTTACTTATTTCTTGTTCAGAAAAAAATTCTTCTTCACCAATTGATGAAGAAATTGAAAGAATAAATACTTTGCAATCAGTAAATAATATTCTTTCCATGGAATATTCTGAGAATTACTTATGGTTAGGAACAACAAATGGAGTAGTAAAATTAGATGAAGAAGGATATATAATCAAAAAGATTACAAAAGATGATGGTCTTGTAAGTGACAGTATATATACAATTTTATCAGACACAAAAGGAAGAATTTGGTTTGGAACACATAACGGGATTTCAGTTCTGGACGATAAAGAGCTAATTACCATAAAATCTGAAGAACGGTTAATTTCAAATTATATCAATAAAATTACAGAAGATAATGATGGTAATTTCTGGATTGGAACAGATAATGGAATTAATTTTTTTGATGAACATCAATGGATCTTGTACAAATACTCAGATGGACTTCCTGGAAATTTTATAAATTCCGTCTTCCATAAAGATGGTATTTTATATTTTGGAACAGATAATGGTTTTTTTATAAAAAACGGCGAGAACTGGAAAAGTTATACCGAAAATGATGGTTTGGTTAATAATACAGTATTTTCAATAGTTAGTGACGAGACTAAATTATATATCGGAACTCAAAACGGACTTTCAATTTTTGAAAATGAAACTTTTTCTGTAATTGAAAATTTACCTGGGACAATGGTCAAAGACCTGCTTTGGGATAGCAATAAATTGTACATTGCAACAAATACAGGAATCGGATATTTTGCAAATGACTCCATAACAGCATTTAATTATACCAATGGAACAATTTCCAGTTATTTTACATGTGTTGAAAAAGTTGATAATAAAGTGTATTTTTCTGGAAACAAGGGCTTGTTTAGCTTAGGTGAAAATAATGAATTTCAGAATTTTGTTTACGGTCCTACTTCAAGAGTGCTTGATTTGATTGAATTTGGAACAGATAGCCTATTTATTCTTACAGAAAGTGAAATTCTTAAAAATATGAATTT
This window contains:
- a CDS encoding aspartate kinase, translating into MLLVQKYGGSSLADVEKIKKIAQRVVDKYKEGNNICLVVSAMGKSTNQLVSTAYEISKKPDSREMDMLISVGERVSISMMTMAINDLIPNLAVSFTGSQIGLITDCNHQNARILEIKGDRLKNAIQNGKIPVIAGFQGVSTEKEITTLGRGGSDTTAVAVAAALGADVCEIYSDVTYVYTDDPNLNPNAQKIDSIGYEEMLEMASAGAKVLKDDAVEYARRLGVKIVAGNSFDGKLGTIVTDSSLDKDRIISVVYFDKINYQLSSDISENMLKKCRYLQKTKEGYHIFRETEIIEEINASSLVIVGSGLKNHPLIIQSIADYLPDILAFDISNMRFELFFDKQLKRELVNFIHDKLIYSKV
- a CDS encoding T9SS type A sorting domain-containing protein, whose protein sequence is MNYLIILVMLIGSLWADRIYQLDDIYSYDVIKYTANMDTRDTTTVEIFGVSEIYAKSKWNTDSLVFDLKDQLNVNSILLSIDGSPSTNVNFTRENDRILVTPSETILKDTEFYVIIDYNGFSPNGSYFGSSYTNSLHMGKFVLFTLSAPQGARYWMPCKDIPSDKAKIDFNITTWPHHRAFANGLLINTVSGDNYVTYQWSSEYQTATYLMAIAVTNYETFTIDYASEISGKSFPIECYVYPEIRDKAEFDFPKITEMIDCYERVYGEYPFSDEKYGMASFPWGGGMENQTCTHIGVGSITGTGSGWDLIAHELSHQWIGDLVTCATWDDVWLNEGGATFSEAVWNEYQFGEAGYNSTMNSFESGAKARSVPVWGFEDTYNRYVYDRGAWTHHMMKYYIDHICGDGVFFQAYRNYLQNTELSYGSAKTSDFIEKMEQFSEVNLTNFANEWIYNGVFPEYSHSFELENSDESAHLKISITQEVPDTLLFKTPIPYLIQFSDFTDTLVYVTMDEYYSEFNFDFNKRVHNNFSNTNFNFGNKILCDKTFIPGREIILESEISDVKVYPNPFNPNTTLSFTLKESGLTNLKIFNCNGQIVYNQEIKLNSGYNKIPFSADYLSSGVYRYKITNKKSSVFGKMVLVK
- a CDS encoding YjbQ family protein yields the protein MFFTEKVITHKVEEIIDITEKINSIISKSKIDSGMCLIVVPHTSAGLTVNENFDPDVKSDILYGLKNLHFDDLGFSHSEGNSPAHIKSMLTGTTETLIIKDGKLMLGKWQGILLCEYDGPRTRTVNIKIIGG
- a CDS encoding AMP-binding protein; this translates as MVKNHRNKIAVINKGDKIDYSQLLKTIDLFSKRFLFEKKFTKVSIICENKPEWVYAYFAGWKNNCVIVPIDHLSPSDDISFILEESKPDLIFYSDMTKKNLNDSLLSIDEYNPEIVNLDFVDISDWKDYDDSEILIEDVEKTAVIIYTSGTTGTPKGVMLSFDNMLSNIEAVTELVKVYNSEDLVLALLPLHHIFSMLGSMVLPMKIGATMVFSDGMTSAEIVKSMKDNKVTMLLGVPRLYKAIADGIAAKIEKNKAAQILLKITRFLGSRRLAKIIFNSAHKNLGGNLRYMVSGGAALGSDTAEFLTCLGFHVLEGYGMTESSPMITFTRPNDVKFGSPGKVLPSGEIIIEDDGEITYYGRNVMQGYFNRPEETEKVLKDGRLYTGDTGYIDDKGYLHITGRKKEIIVLSNGKNINPEEPELKLAAMSTVIKEIAIVQNGDYLCAIIYPNSQIVQDLKINDIKDYIKNNVIDIYNKKNAQYKKVRDVILVSEELPKTRLGKIKRFMLNDVIGNSNKSKSNKGSFIEPDSNEYVMIKNFIKDQSGQNIHPDDHLEIDIGLDSLDRLNLQAYLNSTFGIEVKEDDLAEHATVSKLVNFVKERKKYLNEKAFDWGKILKEKVDLSLPKSWFLHGITKSFSKLFLSSYFRLKAVGVRNLPDSPFILAPNHQSFIDGLLVVVFLKNVVLKKTFFYAKEKHVRSKWVKFIANRNNVIVVDLNKDLKLSLQKIAEVLNSGKNIIIFPEGTRTHTGEVGEFKKSFAILSRELNVPVVPVAIKGAYDAMPRGKIIPKIFSKIEVEFLKPIYPDNHDYDSLRDSVKNAISEAVSSK
- a CDS encoding peptidylprolyl isomerase encodes the protein MSEFENSFINSKGRGSREVASNFNFEERSSFLKNMIRERLQKNDLEKIKNDPNSASHKTYMRRIDALAKTKLYEQEVVDKVVSKEELDKEMNLLTVTINAQHILIKSSNDDNKEKAKIDSIYSLCVNSGSKFSELAKQFSEDEGTAKLGGDLGWFGRGKMVQSFEDIAFSLKEGEISKPVKTKFGYHIIQVSGIRKANDLSTLTQKTEEAKKAILRRKAAEAQEISRNYLKSLRDKYNVTFDTTIADRFIVAMDSLRKDENVKTKYEDYVMGFPEYLKGKAVLNYDGTIVRVSDLVQRIAMTNPPARVGIDTYDGIVEFAQGPIIQPMLNKVIEESGLAKRQDIVEAADSEIMPQLITEYEENIVKENFIAPSDEEVEKYYNDHKDEFTTNGELKDFSLAKSKIIHKMSKTRKEKILEDWRSKFLNENNVVIDNKLLERAFYTAVDNMR